A genomic region of Trifolium pratense cultivar HEN17-A07 linkage group LG3, ARS_RC_1.1, whole genome shotgun sequence contains the following coding sequences:
- the LOC123915308 gene encoding putative FBD-associated F-box protein At3g12840, which translates to MTSSSRRPIPTIDRISDLPDSILSHILSFLPTKQASATSILSKRWKLVWHSILTLNFDQNKDTFKNCFHFEEFIYFTISSLRENSIRLFTFKCSGDSNFNQRFYNQILCRNFWKHPPTVPECLSSQLKTCCIKRHRHRGIKYLVEFVKYIMQHSEVLETMTIRSSSLEKDRMLRELSSLKRGSKKCKLLFN; encoded by the exons ATGACCTCTTCTTCCCGGCGGCCAATTCCTACTATTGATAGGATTAGCGACTTGCCGGATTCAATTCTCAGTCATATTCTCTCTTTTCTTCCAACCAAACAAGCTTCCGCTACAAGCATCCTTTCAAAGAGATGGAAATTAGTGTGGCACTCCATCCTCACTCTTAACTTCGACCAAAACAAAGACACCTTCAAAAACTGCTTCCATTTTGAGGAATTTATTTACTTTACCATCTCCTCATTGCGAGAAAATTCAATTCGTTTGTTTACTTTCAAATGTAGCGGAGATTCAAACTTCAATCAAAGATTTTacaatcaaatttta TGTCGCAATTTTTGGAAGCATCCGCCCACTGTTCCAGAATGTCTTTCATCACAGCTCAAAACATGCTGCATTAAACGTCATAGACACAGAGGCATAAAATATTTAGTCGAATTTGTGAAATATATTATGCAGCATTCTGAAGTACTAGAGACTATGACAATTCGGAGTTCCTCCCTTGAAAAGGACCGAATGTTGAGGGAATTATCTTCGCTCAAAAGGGGCTCTAAAAAAtgtaaacttttatttaattga
- the LOC123917478 gene encoding remorin 1.4-like, whose protein sequence is MENRLNQRRVSFSSPQPQKHTRDDEFVAAIAATAFSIYSLEEAGMLDLKKIRDSPKFTENLTIRGKEENRQPSYGETSMKRPFRQETRTAEGALPLRSSSGISPRGGYQKQNGVIVNKKNDKAKAEAWEKSKIERIQKRHEKMKLQILSWEGEKRIQAKLHMEKKKNELDHNRANAIEHYKRKIARIDMIGQRAIKELEDQRRKEEMKVREKANNIRKTGKVPVTCFCFKSL, encoded by the exons ATGGAAAATAGGCTCAATCAAAGAAG AGTATCATTTTCTAGTCCACAACCACAAAAGCATACAAGAGATGATGAGTTTGTAGCTGCAATAGCAGCTACTGCCTTTTCCATTTATTCATTAGAAGAAGCTGGGATGCttgatttgaagaaaataaGAGATAGTCCAAAGTTTACAGAGAACCTAACTATAAGAGGAAAAGAGGAGAATAGGCAACCAAGTTAtg GTGAAACTTCAATGAAAAGGCCATTTAGACAAGAGACAAGGACAGCAGAAGGTGCTTTACCTCTTAGAAGTTCAAGTGGTATATCCCCAAGAGGAGGGTATCAAAAGCAAAATGGGgttatagtaaataaaaaaaatgacaaggCAAAAGCAGAAGCTTGGGAAAAGTCTAAGATAGAAAGGATTCAAAAGAG GCATGAGAAAATGAAGTTGCAAATCCTTTCTTGGGAAGGTGAGAAAAGAATCCAAGCCAAACTCCACATGGAAAAGAAAAAG AATGAATTGGATCACAATAGAGCAAATGCAATAGAACATTACAAGAGAAAAATAGCAAGGATTGATATGATTGGACAAAGAGCAATTAAAGAATTGGAAGACCAGAGAAGAAAAGAAGAGATGAAAGTCagagaaaaagctaataatattaGAAAAACAGGAAAAGTTCCTGTCACATGTTTCTGTTTCAAATCTTTATAG